The stretch of DNA CCAGCGGCACGCCCGCGGCGGCACCGGGCACCTCCCCCACCCCGTCGGCAACGACCCCGCCCACACCCTCCGCCGACACCCGCCCGCCGTGGTTCGAGGGTCCTGGTCAGGAGGTCGGGACGGCCAACATCGTCGTCGCCGCCGGCGTGACGCGCGCCGGGTACATCGGCACCGACGGCACCTACCACCACCTGGACACCACGCAGCAGGCGACGCTGCTGGCCCTGCCGCGGGACGGCACCGTGCACCCCGTGGACCTCGGGGCGCTCGGTGGCTACCGGGCGGTGGCCGTGCGCACCGAGACCGGCGCCACCGTGGTGACCGCCCTCCCGACCGGCGAGCTGGAGGCGACGGTCGAGCGGTACGTCGTCGTCGAGGTGCTGGTCGCCGTCGTCGGGCTCACCCTCGCCGCCGTGGGCGCCAACGTGCTGCTGCGCCGCGAGCTGCGACCGCTGATCCGGGTGGCGGCGACCGCGACGCGGGTGTCCGAGCTGCCGCTGGACAAGGGCGCGGTGCGGATCCGTGACCGGGTGCCGGCGCGCGACACCGACCCGACCACCGAGGTCGGCCAGGTGGGTGCGGCGCTGAACCGGATGCTGGGCCACGTCGAGCAGGCGCTGGCCGCGCGCCACGAGTCCGAGTCGCAGGTGCGCCGGTTCGTCGCCGATGCCAGCCACGAGCTGCGCACCCCGCTCGCGTCGATCCGTGGGTACGCGGAGCTCGTGCGCCGGTCCGAGGAGGAGCTCCCGGGCGACGCGCGGCAGGCGATGACCCGGGTCGAGGCGGAGACCGTCCGCATGACCGCCCTGGTCGAGGACATGCTGCTGCTGGCCCGGCTGGACGCCGCGCAGCCGCTCGAGCACGAGCCGGTGGACCTGTCGGCGCTGGCCGTGGATGCAGTCGCCGACGCGCACGCGTCCGGGCCCGATCACGCGTGGAGCCTCGCGCTGCCCGGCGTCGACGACGTCCCGGACGACGTGCCGGACTGCTTCGTGGACCGTTTCGACGACGACGACCTCACCGACGACGACGCCGTCGACGAGCTGGAGCCCGACCCCGACGACGAGCCGTCCACCGAGGTGCTCGGCGACGACCACCGCCTGCGCCAGGTGCTCGCCAACCTGCTGACCAACGCCCGCGTGCACACCCCGGCGGGCACGCACGTGCACGTGGCCGTGACCCGGGAGGGTGCCGACGTCGTCGTGCGGGTGACCGACGACGGCCCTGGCATCCCGCCGGACCTGCGCGAGCGGCTGTTCCAGCGGTTCACCCGTGGGGACGCCTCGCGCAACCGCGCCGCGGGCTCGTCGACCGGGCTCGGCCTGGCGATCGCGCACGCCGTGGTCGCCGCGCATGGCGGCGAGCTGTCCGTCGAGAGCGAGCCGGGTCGCACCCAGTTCGTCGTCCGGCTGCCGGCCGCCGCGCCCGCTCCGACGCCGGCTCCGACCCCGGCCCCGGCCCCGGCTCAGTCACGGGCCCCACAGCAGCGCCACAGGGAGCACCTGCCGACCGCGTAGGTCCGCTCGACAACCTCGAGGCATGGACACCACCAGCCTCGACCAGCCGGCCGTCGCGCCGGCGCCGGACCAGGTCCCCCGGACGCCGCTCGCGCCGGTGCTCGACCTGGTCATCCCGGTGCACGACGAGGAGAAGGACCTGGAGCGCGCCGTGCGCGCCACCCGCCGGTACCTCGACGAGCACTTCCCCTACCCGGCACGGCTGACCATCGCGGACAACGCGTCCACGGACGGCACGTGGGCGATCGCCCTGCGGCTCGCCCAGGAGCTGCCCGGCGTGCGGCTGCTGCACCTCGAGGCCAAGGGCCGCGGGCGGGCGCTGCGCACCGCGTGGACCGCCTCGGACGCCGCCGTGCTCGCCTACATGGACGTCGACCTGTCCACCGACCTGTCGGCCCTGCTGCCGCTGGTCGCCCCGCTGATCTCCGGCCACTCGCACCTGGCGATCGGCACCCGCCTGTCGCCCTCGTCGCGGGTGCTGCGCGGCCCCCGCCGCGAGGTGATCTCCCGCTGCTACAACGTGCTGCTGCACGGCACGCTGGCCGCCCGGTTCTCGGACGCGCAGTGCGGGTTCAAGGCGATCCGTGCGGACGCCGCCCGGCAGCTGCTGCCCCTGGTCAGCGACACCGGGTGGTTCTTCGACACCGAGCTGCTGGTGGTGGCGGAGAAGGCCGGCCTGCGCATCCACGAGGTGCCGGTGGACTGGGTGGACGACCCGGACAGCCGGGTCGACGTGGTCGCGACGGCTCGTGGCGACCTGGCCGGCATCGCCCGGCTGGCGCGCGAGCTGGTGTCCGGGCAGCTGCCGCTGCAGGAGATCCGCCAGCACCTGACGCTGGCGTCCGACGCCGCGTTCGCGGTGGACGAGACGGCGTACGACGAGGCCGTGGCCGACGAGGTCTCCGCCGCGTCCGCCGGCGCCCGACGCGCCGGCAGCACCGCCCGCCGTGACCGCCGGCTGCTCGGTCAGCTGGTCCGGTTCGCCGCCGTCGGGGTCGCCTCGACGCTCGCCTACGCGCTGCTGTACCTGGTGCTGGCCCCGGTCTTCGGCGCCCAGGCCGCCAACGTCCTGGCACTGCTGATCACGGCCGTTGCCAACACGGCCGCGAACCGCGCGTTCACGTTCGGGGTCCGCGGCCGGACCCGCGCCGTGCAGCACCAGGGACAGGGGCTGCTGGTGTTCGCCCTGGCCTGGGCCTTGACGTCCGGCTCGCTGACGGGCCTGCACCTGCTGGCGCCCGGTGCCGGGCGGACGGCCGAGCTCGTCGTGCTGACCGTCGCGAACCTCGTCGCCACCGTCCTGCGCTTCGTCCTGCTGCGCGGCTGGGTGTTCCGCGCCGCGGCCGCACCGGCCGCCGCGCTCGTGCCCGGCTCACCGACCACCGCGGCCGTGCCCCCGGCACCGGCCGCCACGACCGTGCCCGTCACGGAAGGGATGCTCCGATGACCACCACCGCCCCGATCCAGCCCCCCGGCGCCGCCGGCGGCCCCGCACCGATCCCGGCGCCCGCGCCGCTCGGCACCCCGCCGTCCTCCGACCCGACCACAGCCCCGCTCCCGACGGGCGTCACCCCGTCCGACGGCGCCCCGGCCCCTCGCGACCCACAACCGACCCTCACCGACCTGCCCGCCCGTCGGCGCTGGGACACCCCGGCGTTCCTCGGTCTGCTCGTCGTCACCGCGGCCCTGTTCCTGTGGAACCTCGCGGCCTCCGGCTACGCCAACTCCTTCTACTCGGCGGCTGCCCAGGCCGGCAGCAGGTCCTGGTCGGCGTTCCTGTGGGGGGCGTCCGACGCGGGCGGCTCCATCACGGTGGACAAGCCGCCGGCCGCCCTGTGGGTGATGGGGCTGTCGGTCCGGATCTTCGGCCTGTCGTCCTGGTCGATCCTGGCGCCGCAGGCGCTGATGGGCGTCGCGTCCGTCGCACTCCTCTACCGCACGGTCCGCCGACACTTCGGTGCCACGGCCGGTCTGCTGGCGGGCGCCGTGCTGGCGCTGACGCCCGTCGCCGCCCTGATGTTCCGGTTCAACAACCCGGACGCCCTGCTCGTGCTGCTGCTGATCGCCTCCGTGTGGGCCACCATGCGGGCGGTCGACGGCCCACGCACCACCCGGTGGATGGTGCTCGCGGGGGTGTTCGTCGGCTTCGCCTTCCTCACCAAGCAGCTGCAGGCCTTCCTCGTCCTGCCCGGCCTGGCGGCCGTGTTCCTCTGGGCCGGTCCGGTGCCGCTGCTCAAGCGGATCCGCGACGGCCTGCTCGCCGTCGGCGCGATGGTCGTCTCCGCCGGCTGGTGGGTGGCGCTCGTCGAGCTGTGGCCCGCGTCCTCCCGGCCCTACGTCGGCGGTTCGCAGACCAACTCGTTCCTCGAGCTGACGTTCGGCTACAACGGCCTGGGCCGGATCACCGGGAGCGAGGTCGGCTCGGTCGGTGGCGGCGGTGGTGGCGGCAACGCGGGCGGCAACTGGGGCGCCACCGGCATCACGCGGATGTTCGGCTCCGAGGTCGGTGGTCAGATCGCGTGGCTGGTCCCCGCCGCGCTGATCCTGGCGGTCGCCGCGCTCTGGCTGCTGCGTCGCGCGCCCCGCACCAGCGGCGCCCGCGCCCAGGTCGGCGCCTGGCTCGCGTGGCTCCTGGTCACCGGCCTGACGTTCTCCTTCATGGCCGGCATCTTCCACGCCTACTACACGGTCGCCCTGGCGCCCGCGGTGGCAGCCCTGGTGGGCATCGGGGCCGTCCTGCTGTGGCGGCGGCGCACGACGGTCGCAGCCCGCACCGTCCTGGCCGGCACCACGCTGCTCACCGCGGCATGGGCCTGGCAGCTGCTCGGCCGCTCGTCCACCTGGCTGCCGTGGCTGCGCGTGGCGATCCTGGCCGCCGCCGTCATCGCTGCCGTGCTCCTGCTGGCCGGTCCCGGGCTGGTGGGTGGGCGTGCCGGCCGGCGCATGGCCGGCGTCGGCGCCGCGGTGGCCCTGGCCGCCTCGCTGGCCGGGCCCACCGCGTACACGCTGCAGACGGTGTCCACCGCGCACGCCGGCTCCATCGTGACCGCCGGGCCGACCGTGGCCGGCAGCGGGTTCGGCGGCGGTCCAGGCGGGATGCGCGGCCAGCTCCGCGGTGGCCAGTTCCCGGGTGGCACGCAGGGTCAGCCCCCGGCGGGTGCACCGGGCGGGACGACGGGTCAGCTGCCTGGCGGTCAGACGGGCACCGGCACCGCACCGACCCAGGGCTTCGCCGGCGGACGGGCCGGCGGCGGCGCCGGCGGCATGGGCGGCCTGCTCAACGGCACGACGGTCAGCGCCACCCTCACGACGATGCTCGAGGCCGACTCCTCGCGGTACCGCTGGGTCGCCGCCACCACCGGCTCGCAGAACGCCGCGAGCTACCAGCTGGCCACGCAGCAGTCGGTGATGCCGATCGGCGGCTTCAACGGCTCCGACCCGTCACCGACCCTCGCGCAGTTCCAGGCGTGGGTCGCCGCCGGCCAGATCCACTACTACATCGGTGGCAGCGGCTTCGGCCGGTCGAACGGCGGCTCGGACGTCGCCAGTCAGATCAGCACGTGGGTGTCGTCGAGCTTCACCGCCCAGACGGTCGACGGGGTGACGGTCTACGACCTCACGGCCCCGGTATCCGGCTCGTCGTCGGCCTCGTCCGCCACGTCGTCGACGGGAGCCTGAGCCGCGACCATCGTCGTCACGTCGGTGCGGGGCAGGTAGGCCAGCGCACGCAGACCGGGCCCGGCGGTCCGCTCGAGCAGGAAGTCCCCGACCAGCTCGAGCGGGCCACCGGGCCCCGCCACGTGCCAGTGCGCGGTCACGACGAGACGGGCCGCACCGAGCCCCACCACGTCGACCCGCCCCAGCCGCGGCGCGGGCAGGTCGGACATCGCACGCTGCCTGCCGACGACGGCCGCGACGAACCGCTCGCTCGGCAGCGCCGTCGTCGACGGCGGGGCGCCGCCGACGATGCTGGCACCGCCGACCAGGATCACCGGCCCGAGCAGCCGCTCGGCCACCGCGGGGTCGTCGAGCCGGGTCCAGTCCTGGAGAAACTGCCGGACGGCGGGATCGAGGCCCGCCAGAGAATCGTCATGTGAAGACATGACATTCTATTATATCACAATTCTTGCATTTGTGTCACATTTGTCCGCCGTCGAGCGCTACCGCTGCACCGGCATCGACTCCAGCACGGCGCCCGAGTCCGCATCGAGCACCACCAGCTGGTTCCCGCTGAGCCCGCTCGGCGGCCGGAAGTCGGGGATCTGCCCGCAGGTGCGCCGGTCCCAGCTCGAGACAACGCGGCCCGTGGCCGCGTCCACGAGCGCGGTCCGTGGGTGCTCCCGCAGCTGGGCGGGCCAGTCCGCCGGATCGGTCAGCACGTTCCCGTCCGCGTCCGCCGGCGTGGAGCTCCACCAGCCCTCGACATCGCCGGGGAGCGGCGGCTGCGGCGGGAACTCGGCGCAGAGCGTCGGCGTGGGCGTCGGACTCGGCGGGCTCACGGGCGCGCTTTCGGGTCGGGCCGCCGCACCTGCGACACCGCACCCCCCGAGAAGCAGCACCGTCGCCACCGCCGCCGCGGACCCGTACCTCGTGCCCATCCCGACCGCCCCCTGACGTCACCGTCACCGTAGCGGCGGCGACCTCTCCGCCGAGGCCGTTCGGGCGTCGTCGCGCCCACCACCCCTGCCACCGGCGACCGCCCGCCTACCATCGGCGGATGCCCGAGCCGACCCTGCTGCTCCGCCCCCTGACGACGGCCGACGAGGCCCAGGCGCTGCTCGCCGAGCGCGAGCTCGCCGCCGAGGGTTTCGACTTCCTCGTCGGGCGCGACGGCCGGCCGTTCGACCGGTACGTCGAGCTCGTGGCGGCGACCCGGGAGGGGCACGACCTGCCGCCGGGCTACGTGCCTGCGACGTTCCTGGTCGGCCTGGTCGACGGCGACCTCGTCGGCCGCGTGTCCGTGCGGCACCAGCTGAACGAGCACCTCGCCCGCGTCGGCGGGCACATCGGCTACGGCGTCCGACCGGCCTTCCGCCGGCGCGGGTACGCGACCGCGCTGCTCCGCGAGGGCCTGGCGATCACGGCCGGTCTGGGCATCGAGCAGGCGCTGGTGACGTGCGACGACGCCAACCTGGCGTCAGGGGCCGTCATCGAGCGCTGCGGCGGCGTGCTCCAGGACGTGCTGGCCGACGGTGCCGCACGCGTGCGGCGCTACCTCGTACCGACGAGCGCGGTGTAGACGAGGGCGGTGCAGCCGAGCGCGGTGCCGACGAGCGACGAGGCCGCCCGGCTCAGAGCGGGAACGCCGTGTAGGCGGCGTACGCGTCCGCCGCGGGCGCGACCAGCATGAACACCGACTCGCCGTTGGTCCACACCGCCGTCGCGGTGCCGTCCCCGGAGTCCACCACCGAGTAGGTGCCGACCGTCGCGCCACCTGCTGTGACGTCCCCCGACCGCGGCAGCCCCGCGGTGGCGGTCGAGCTCGCGCCGGCCGACGGGGTCGCGACGGCCGGGGCCGTCGGTGCGGGCGTCGCCACCGCTGCGACCAGGGTCGCCGCGAACGCCTTCGCCTGGTCGGCGGTCTCCCACTGACCCGCCCGCAGCTTCAGCGTGTGCGCGGACCCGTCCGTGTACGTCTCGTCCCACGCCTCGAGGGCACCGGCGTTCTGCCACGCGGTGTCCGCCGTCGAGGTGGCGAGCGCGTACTGCAGCACGCTGCTCGGCAGCGCCTTGG from Cellulomonas sp. NTE-D12 encodes:
- a CDS encoding HAMP domain-containing sensor histidine kinase translates to MSTRWTLRRRLLATVLGLLAVVATVMGVASTLALRASLVAQMDDRLRSASQRAVHAPERSTSGTSGTSGTPAAAPGTSPTPSATTPPTPSADTRPPWFEGPGQEVGTANIVVAAGVTRAGYIGTDGTYHHLDTTQQATLLALPRDGTVHPVDLGALGGYRAVAVRTETGATVVTALPTGELEATVERYVVVEVLVAVVGLTLAAVGANVLLRRELRPLIRVAATATRVSELPLDKGAVRIRDRVPARDTDPTTEVGQVGAALNRMLGHVEQALAARHESESQVRRFVADASHELRTPLASIRGYAELVRRSEEELPGDARQAMTRVEAETVRMTALVEDMLLLARLDAAQPLEHEPVDLSALAVDAVADAHASGPDHAWSLALPGVDDVPDDVPDCFVDRFDDDDLTDDDAVDELEPDPDDEPSTEVLGDDHRLRQVLANLLTNARVHTPAGTHVHVAVTREGADVVVRVTDDGPGIPPDLRERLFQRFTRGDASRNRAAGSSTGLGLAIAHAVVAAHGGELSVESEPGRTQFVVRLPAAAPAPTPAPTPAPAPAQSRAPQQRHREHLPTA
- a CDS encoding bifunctional glycosyltransferase family 2/GtrA family protein gives rise to the protein MDTTSLDQPAVAPAPDQVPRTPLAPVLDLVIPVHDEEKDLERAVRATRRYLDEHFPYPARLTIADNASTDGTWAIALRLAQELPGVRLLHLEAKGRGRALRTAWTASDAAVLAYMDVDLSTDLSALLPLVAPLISGHSHLAIGTRLSPSSRVLRGPRREVISRCYNVLLHGTLAARFSDAQCGFKAIRADAARQLLPLVSDTGWFFDTELLVVAEKAGLRIHEVPVDWVDDPDSRVDVVATARGDLAGIARLARELVSGQLPLQEIRQHLTLASDAAFAVDETAYDEAVADEVSAASAGARRAGSTARRDRRLLGQLVRFAAVGVASTLAYALLYLVLAPVFGAQAANVLALLITAVANTAANRAFTFGVRGRTRAVQHQGQGLLVFALAWALTSGSLTGLHLLAPGAGRTAELVVLTVANLVATVLRFVLLRGWVFRAAAAPAAALVPGSPTTAAVPPAPAATTVPVTEGMLR
- a CDS encoding glycosyltransferase family 39 protein, with the translated sequence MTTTAPIQPPGAAGGPAPIPAPAPLGTPPSSDPTTAPLPTGVTPSDGAPAPRDPQPTLTDLPARRRWDTPAFLGLLVVTAALFLWNLAASGYANSFYSAAAQAGSRSWSAFLWGASDAGGSITVDKPPAALWVMGLSVRIFGLSSWSILAPQALMGVASVALLYRTVRRHFGATAGLLAGAVLALTPVAALMFRFNNPDALLVLLLIASVWATMRAVDGPRTTRWMVLAGVFVGFAFLTKQLQAFLVLPGLAAVFLWAGPVPLLKRIRDGLLAVGAMVVSAGWWVALVELWPASSRPYVGGSQTNSFLELTFGYNGLGRITGSEVGSVGGGGGGGNAGGNWGATGITRMFGSEVGGQIAWLVPAALILAVAALWLLRRAPRTSGARAQVGAWLAWLLVTGLTFSFMAGIFHAYYTVALAPAVAALVGIGAVLLWRRRTTVAARTVLAGTTLLTAAWAWQLLGRSSTWLPWLRVAILAAAVIAAVLLLAGPGLVGGRAGRRMAGVGAAVALAASLAGPTAYTLQTVSTAHAGSIVTAGPTVAGSGFGGGPGGMRGQLRGGQFPGGTQGQPPAGAPGGTTGQLPGGQTGTGTAPTQGFAGGRAGGGAGGMGGLLNGTTVSATLTTMLEADSSRYRWVAATTGSQNAASYQLATQQSVMPIGGFNGSDPSPTLAQFQAWVAAGQIHYYIGGSGFGRSNGGSDVASQISTWVSSSFTAQTVDGVTVYDLTAPVSGSSSASSATSSTGA
- a CDS encoding GNAT family N-acetyltransferase, yielding MPEPTLLLRPLTTADEAQALLAERELAAEGFDFLVGRDGRPFDRYVELVAATREGHDLPPGYVPATFLVGLVDGDLVGRVSVRHQLNEHLARVGGHIGYGVRPAFRRRGYATALLREGLAITAGLGIEQALVTCDDANLASGAVIERCGGVLQDVLADGAARVRRYLVPTSAV